CATCCGAACATCCAGCCCAGCACGGTCATCAACTACTGCATCGCCCTGACCGGCCTTTATCCGCCCCGGCAATAGCCGCTTCTGAAGGGATATCCCGATGGACTATTATGCTGGCGAAATCCGCATGTTCGCAGGCCCCAATGTGCCGGAAGGCTGGGTGCCGTGCGATGGCCGGACGCTGAACATCAACGACTATCAGATCCTCTACGCCCTGCTTGGCACCACATGGGGCGGCAATGGCACCACCACCTTCGGCATCCCGGACCTGAGGGGACGGCTGCCGATGGGCCAGGGTCAGGGCCCGGGCCTGACGATGCGCAACCGAGGCCAGATGCTGGGCACCGAGACCGTCGCCCTGACCGAGGCCCAGATGCCTGCTCACACCCATACCCTCAACGCCACGACCGCCGTGGCGACTTCGGTGACGCCCGGCCCCGGCCTGCTGCATGCGGATCCCGCGGACCCCGCCCGGGCCTATTTCGCCCCCACCGCCCCGATCACCAATCTGACGCTGGAAGACCCCACGATCGGCAATCAGGGCGGTGGTCAGCCCCACAGCAATCTGATGCCGACCAGTGTGGTGACTTTCATGATGGCCACCAACGGCCTGTATCCCGTTCAGCCCTGAGGAGTGCGACCATGGATGCCTACACCGGTGAAATCCGCGCCTTCGGATTCAATTTTCCGCCCCAGAACTGGGCCCTCTGCGACGGCTCGCTTCGCAACGTCAATCAGTATCAGGCCCTCTATTCCATCATCGGCAATCTGTACGGCGGCACCGTCAATCAGACCTTCGCCCTGCCGAACCTGTTGGGCCGTGCGCCGATGGGATCGGGCACCGGACCGGGCCTGACGCCGCGAACCCTGGCAACCAGCACAGGTGCCCCCACGGTGGCTCTGACAACGTCTCAGATGCCGGTGCACAACCACGGCCTGACCGCAAACAACGCCACCTATCCCAATATGGCCTCAGGGCCAGGCACGACCACCGCCCTGTCGCGCGTCATGGTGCCCAATGGCACGGGGGCTTCCGTCGCCGAGAATTTTTCGTCGACGGGCGGCCTGGATACGGCGCTGAATTCCGCCGCGATCGGTGTGCAGGGCAATGGAGAGGCGCACAACAACGTCCAGCCGATCCAGGTCCTGAACTTCTGCATCTGCCTGGACGGCTATTATCCCGTCCCGGCTTCGTGAATATGGCCCCATGACCATGGACGCAGGATCATGGACCCTGCGTCCAGCCGGCCCGGGCGACGAGCCTTTCCTTCAGGCTCTGTATTGCGACGTCCGGGCCGCCGAGTTCGCGCAAATGGGTTGGCCGCCAGAGATTTTGGCGGCCTTCCTGGCCGATCAGTGGCGTATTCAGGCCCGCGCCCATGCGCTGAGCCATCCGAACGCTGAACACTCTATCGTGGAGCAGGACGGCCTGGCGGTGGGATACCTGCTTGTGTCGCGCACATCGTCCGACCATCGGATCGTGGACATCAGCCTGATGTCTCAGGCGCGGGGCCGAGGGCTGGGCTCCAAGGTCCTGGCCGGGATCTGCGAGCAGGCCGATGCACAAGCTTGCACCGTCAGCTTGAGCGTCCTGACCACCAATCGGGCGCAGGCCCTTTATCGCCGGCTGGGCTTTGTGCCCGTCGATGACGGCGAACCCTATCGTCAGATGGTCAGGCCGCGACCGGCTTGCTAAGCTGCCGGTCATGGGTTCGGGCATGATTCAGCTTTTGGCGCGGTGCGCGGCGTTCGCGCGCGGCGTGGCGGACTATGCCGGGCGACGTGCGATCGGGGCGACCGTCTTTGTGGCCCTCGGCGCCTTGCTGGAAGGGTTCGGCATCGTACTGCTGATCCCACTGCTGGCCACGCTGATGAACGGCAGCGATGCCCTGCCCTGGCCCGATGGCCTGCCCAATCCGCTGACGGGACTGGAGCCCGGCCAGAGCCTGGCTCTGATCCTTCTGGCCTTTGCCGTCATCATGGTTCTGAGGCTGGCAGTCCTGTGGCGGCGCGATACCCTTCTGGCAGCCTTGCAGATCGGATTTGTCGAAAGCCACCGCCGGATGATCGCGCGGGGCCTGGCGGCAGCCCGGTGGGAAAGCCTGACGCGGCTGGGGCATGCCCGTGTCACGCACATCCTTTCGGCCGATATTCAGCGCTGCGGCGCGGGCGTCCATTTCCTGATGCAGGGCAGCGTCGCCCTGTTCATGCTGTCAATTCAGATCGTGCTGGCCTTTCTGCTGTCGCCCCCCCTGGCCGCCCTGGCCGTCGGCCTGATGGCGCTCGGCGCCCTGCTGCTTTCATTGCTGCTGAAGCGCGCACTGGGGGCCGGGACCCAGGTGTCGCAGTCGAACATGGCGGTGATGACCAGCCTTGGGCGGTTCCTGGGCGGCATGAAAATGGCCATGAGCCAGAACCTTCAGGGCCGGTTCGTCGCCGGCTTCGAACGGGACCTTGCGACCTCGGCGGAGCGGCAGATTACCTTCATGGGGCAGCAGACCCTGATGCGCGGGGTCTGGGCCCTGCTGGGGGCCGGGGTTGGGGCTGCGGTCCTGTTGATCGGCTATGCGGTGCTGGGACTGTCGGCCCCGGTGCTGATTGCCCTGCTTCTGGTGCTGGCGCGGATCAGCGGGCCGGCCGCGACCCTGCAGAACGGTCTTCAGCAGATCGCCTACAGCCTTCCGGCCTGGGAGGCGCTGAAGTCGCTGGAGCACGATCTCGGGCACGCCCGGGCCGAGCAATCGGGGCCGGTATCCGTCACACCCCCGACGGGCACCGTCGTGCTGGACACTGTCGTCTATCGTCACCGGACGGACGATGGTGAGGCGTCGGGCGGCGTACATGGCATCAGCCTGAAGATCGAGCCGGGCGAAATCATCGGCCTGTCCGGCGCGTCGGGCGCGGGCAAGACGACCCTGGCCGACATACTGGCCGGGCTTCTGTCCCCTCAGTCGGGCACGGTCAGTATCGGAGGGCGGGCGCTGACCGCCGACCTTGCTCCGGCGTGGCGTGACCGCGTGGCCTATGTCGCCCAAGACCCGGTGCTGTTCAACGACACGGTCCGGGCGAATCTGAGCTGGGTCGGGTCCGATATCGACGAGGCCGCGATCCGCCATGCCCTGTCCCTGGTCGGAGCCGATCCCCTGATCGCCCGCCTGCCCCAGGGCCTCGACACAGTCGTGGGCGAGAACGGGGCCCTGATCTCGGGCGGCGAACGCCAGCGACTGGCCCTGGCCCGGGCGATCCTGCGCCGACCGTCGCTGATGATCCTGGACGAGGCGACCAGCGCGATCGACGTCGCGGGCGAGCGGGCCGTGCTGCTGCGACTTCTTGAGCAGACCCCCCGTCCGACCATCGTCATGATCGCCCACCGGGCCGAAACCCTGTCCCTGTGCGAGCGGATCGTCACCGTCATTGAGGGTCGGGTCACCAGCGACAGGCGCGAAGGAACCGTCCCTCTGGGTTCCGCGGCATGAGTGGGATCTCGGCTGAACTGGCTCTGGCGGCTGCCTGCTGTCGTCGACCGCCCTCCGCGCAGCGAAACGCGGCGGTGATTGCGGCTGCCGAAGGAATCGACTGGCCCCGCTTCGCGCGCGTCCTGGCCCGGCACCGGATCACGGCATTGGCCCTGGACGGCCTGCGACAGGCCGGGGTCGCATTGCCCGAAGCCGTGGCGGCAAGGTTGAAGCCCATCGCCGTTCGCGAAACCCATCGATCGCTGGCCATGGCCGCCGAGACGGCCCAGCTTCAGAAAGCGTGCGATGCGGCGGGCCTGCCCTGCGCCTTCGTCAAGGGCGCAAGCCTGGCGGCCCTGGCCTATGGCGACGCGGGCATCAAGAAGTCTCACGATATCGACCTGCTGACGACGCCAGAGGCGGCAGTCGAGGTCCGCGCCCTGCTGGAGAGCCGGGGCTATCGCATGACGCTTCCGGCCGATCTGGATGCGGCGCGCTTCCTGGTCCTGATCGAGCATCACAAGGAGGCCGCCTTCGTCCACGGCGTCACCGGCCATATGGTCGACCTGCACTGGCGGCTACTGGATCAGGCCTGGGTTCTGCCAGGGATCGATGTGGCCGATGCGGTTCGGACCGTCGGCCTGGGCGGTGTCCCGGTACGAACCCTGCCGGACCCGGCGCTGTTCGCCTATCTGTGCGTGCACGGATCGGCCCATGCCTGGAACCGTCTGAAGTGGTCGGCGGACCTGAACGCCTTCCTGTCTCATCGCTCACAGGACGTCGTCGAGCATCTATACGAGGCGGCCGTGGCCATGGGGGCTGGCCGCGCCCCGGCCATGGGGCTGATCCTTTGCCAGCGGCTCTATGGGTTGGAGGTGTCGCCGTCGCTCGCTGATGTTCTGAAGCGGGATCGGATCGCTCAAGCCCTGGCCGACAACGCCCTGGCCTGTTTGAACTACGGTCAGGGGGCGGTGGAACTGCCTCTGCCCTATTCGCTTCCTGTCGTGCGGATCAAGCTGGCGCAGCTGTTCCTGATGCCCGGTGCCGGCCATCTGAAACGCGAGCTGGCCCGGCGGATGAACTCGCCGGACGACCGGATCAAGCTGGGCCTGCCCCCGGCGCTGAGTTTCCTCTATCTGCCGCTGCGGGTGCCGCTTTGGCTGATGCGCCATGGGCGCGCGCTGATCGGACGGCGATGAACAGTCTCGTGCGTAAGTTCCGGCGGCTGATGCTGCTGGCCGAGGCCTTTGTGCTGTCGATCGCGGCGGCGGCAGCGGTCGCCTTTGTGCCGTTCAAGCGGATTGCCGCCTGGTCCAGCCGCCAGCCCCCGCCCCAGCGCGTGCCCGCCGACCCGCTGCCTGCTGTGCGGCGGGTCCGATGGGCCGTACGGTTGTGGGCCAAGGTCGTGCCGTGGCGTTCCATGTGTTTCGAACAGGCCCTGTCGGCCCAGTGGATGCTGCGCCGACGTGGCGTGGCCACCACCCTGTTCTATGGCGTGGCCAAGGACCCGGAAAAGGGCTTCATCGCCCACACCTGGGTCAAGAGCGGCGACCGACCGGTCGTGGGCTGCGAGAACGCTTCGGACTTCACGGAACTGGCGCGGTTTCCGGCGGCCTAGGCTGGCTGAAATTGCCGATTTTTGAGCCGACTCTATTGCGACGATCTTGCGTAGCTTGTCAGCATTCTGCAAACGCTGCTGCGAAGACTCATACGCCACCACTATCAAGGGGATAAGTCCATGAACGACAATCACGCCGAAGCATACGAGGGCAAGCTGGAATGGTCCGCGCCCAAAATCGACATCTCACAGGTCGCCGGCGCTGAAGTCGGCACGGTCGATGGTTCAGACGCCACGTTTGTGGGTTCCTGACGAAGCTCAAGAACAATGACCGTTCAGACCGGGCTGGAGCGATCCAGCCCGGTCTTTTCATGTCAGGCGCGCCGTGCGACCTGAGCCGAGGGTTCTTCCACCGCAGGATGTGACGGAAGTTGAGCAGGGCCGCTTGAGTCGACTTCACCGCTCTGTCAGCGTCGTGCGCAGTGTACGGTTGCAATCAAAGAGTGGAGATGTGCGATGACCAAACGGACCATCACGAACGACGCCGACAAGCCGGAATGGACGGCACCTGAGATCGACGTCATGCAGGGCAACGATGCAGAAGGTGGTGGCTCTACCAATGCCGACTCCAACGCCGCCAGCTGACTTTTGTTAGTCGGCGACGAGTAGAACGCCGACCACTATCAGGGGATAATTCCATGAACGATCACACCGAAAATGACGCGGGCAAGCTGGAATGGTCCGCGCCGCAAATCGATCTCACCGCTGCCACCGAAGCAGAGAACGGCAGTTCTGTCGGAGGCGACATTACGCTTGCATCCTGAACGGCTAGCCATGCTGAGGATGTGAGGCCGGGCTGGAGCGATCCAGCCCGGTCTTTTCGTTTCAGGCGCGCCGTGCGACCTGGGCCGAGGGTTCTTCCAGCGGCAGTACGTGACGGAAGTTGAGCAGTGCTGCGGCCCAGCCCTCCAGCAGGCGCCGCGCCAGGGGTGAGCCGGTCTCGGCCGCATGGCGTTCGACCAGGGCCCGCAGGCGGTCGCCCGCCTCGCCCATCACCCGACCGGCCACGACCGATCCCGCATTCAGATGGGCAACCGCCGTCGATGACGGGTCCCAGACGAAGGCCTCGCCGCCCGACATGCCGGCCCCGAAATTCCAGCCGGTCTTGCCCAAGACCACCACCACGCCGCCGGTCATGTATTCACAGCCGTGGGCACCGCAGCCCTCGACCACCGCCGTGACGCCCGAGTTGCGGACCGCGAACCGCTCGCCCGCCGCCCCCGCCGCGAACAGGGCCCCGGAGGTCGCGCCGTACAGGCAGGTGTTGCCGATCAGGGCCTGCCCCTGAACCCATGCGGGCGGGCGGACCACGATCTGAGCCCCCGACAGACCCTTGCCGACATAGTCGTTGGCCTCGCCGTCCAAGACGATCTTCAGCCCCTTCATGCCCCAGGCCGCCATCGACTGACCCGCCGCCCCGCGCAGGTTCAGCGTCAGGTGACCGTCCGGCAGGTCCGAGCCATAGGTCCGCACGATATGCGACGACAACCGCGTGCCGATGGCCCGCTGGGTGTTCATCACCGCATAGGTCAGCTGCATCTTCTCGCGCCGCTCCAGGAAGGGGGCGGCGTCGCGTAGGATTTGGCCGTCCAGTGAGTCCGGCACGGCATTGCGCGGTGCATCGGCCGGCTTCAGATCGGCCGCTCCACCGACGCGGACCAGCAGCGGGTTCAGATCCAGATCATCCAGATGATCGCCGCCGCGAGACACCTGCCGCAGCAGGTCTGTGCGGCCCACCGCCTCGTCCAGCGACCTCAGGCCCAGGCTTGCCAGGATCTCGCGCGTCTCCTCGGCGATGAAGGTGAACAGGTTCACCACCTTGTCCGCCGTGCCGGTGAACATGGCGCGCAGCCGTTCGTCCTGAACACAGACGCCGACGGGGCAGGTGTTGGAATGGCATTGACGCACCATCAGGCAGCCGACCGCCACCAGCGAGGCCGTGCCGATGCCGAACTCCTCGGCCCCCAGCAGGGCGGCAATGACCACATCGCGGCCGGTGCGGATGCCGCCGTCCGTCCTCAGCCGGACGTGACCGCGCAGGCCGTTCAGGCTGAGAACTTGATGCGCCTCGGTCAGGCCCATCTCCCAAGGCATGCCCGCATGCTTGATCGAGGCGACGGCCGAGGCCCCCGTGCCGCCGTTGTGGCCCGCCACCAGGATGGTGTCGGCCTTGGCCTTGGCCACCCCCGCCGCGATCGCGCCGATGCCCGATGAGGCGACCAGCTTGACCGTCA
The genomic region above belongs to Brevundimonas vitisensis and contains:
- a CDS encoding phage tail protein — protein: MDYYAGEIRMFAGPNVPEGWVPCDGRTLNINDYQILYALLGTTWGGNGTTTFGIPDLRGRLPMGQGQGPGLTMRNRGQMLGTETVALTEAQMPAHTHTLNATTAVATSVTPGPGLLHADPADPARAYFAPTAPITNLTLEDPTIGNQGGGQPHSNLMPTSVVTFMMATNGLYPVQP
- a CDS encoding phage tail protein; the protein is MDAYTGEIRAFGFNFPPQNWALCDGSLRNVNQYQALYSIIGNLYGGTVNQTFALPNLLGRAPMGSGTGPGLTPRTLATSTGAPTVALTTSQMPVHNHGLTANNATYPNMASGPGTTTALSRVMVPNGTGASVAENFSSTGGLDTALNSAAIGVQGNGEAHNNVQPIQVLNFCICLDGYYPVPAS
- a CDS encoding GNAT family N-acetyltransferase, with the translated sequence MTMDAGSWTLRPAGPGDEPFLQALYCDVRAAEFAQMGWPPEILAAFLADQWRIQARAHALSHPNAEHSIVEQDGLAVGYLLVSRTSSDHRIVDISLMSQARGRGLGSKVLAGICEQADAQACTVSLSVLTTNRAQALYRRLGFVPVDDGEPYRQMVRPRPAC
- a CDS encoding ABC transporter ATP-binding protein, with product MIQLLARCAAFARGVADYAGRRAIGATVFVALGALLEGFGIVLLIPLLATLMNGSDALPWPDGLPNPLTGLEPGQSLALILLAFAVIMVLRLAVLWRRDTLLAALQIGFVESHRRMIARGLAAARWESLTRLGHARVTHILSADIQRCGAGVHFLMQGSVALFMLSIQIVLAFLLSPPLAALAVGLMALGALLLSLLLKRALGAGTQVSQSNMAVMTSLGRFLGGMKMAMSQNLQGRFVAGFERDLATSAERQITFMGQQTLMRGVWALLGAGVGAAVLLIGYAVLGLSAPVLIALLLVLARISGPAATLQNGLQQIAYSLPAWEALKSLEHDLGHARAEQSGPVSVTPPTGTVVLDTVVYRHRTDDGEASGGVHGISLKIEPGEIIGLSGASGAGKTTLADILAGLLSPQSGTVSIGGRALTADLAPAWRDRVAYVAQDPVLFNDTVRANLSWVGSDIDEAAIRHALSLVGADPLIARLPQGLDTVVGENGALISGGERQRLALARAILRRPSLMILDEATSAIDVAGERAVLLRLLEQTPRPTIVMIAHRAETLSLCERIVTVIEGRVTSDRREGTVPLGSAA
- a CDS encoding nucleotidyltransferase domain-containing protein — protein: MIAAAEGIDWPRFARVLARHRITALALDGLRQAGVALPEAVAARLKPIAVRETHRSLAMAAETAQLQKACDAAGLPCAFVKGASLAALAYGDAGIKKSHDIDLLTTPEAAVEVRALLESRGYRMTLPADLDAARFLVLIEHHKEAAFVHGVTGHMVDLHWRLLDQAWVLPGIDVADAVRTVGLGGVPVRTLPDPALFAYLCVHGSAHAWNRLKWSADLNAFLSHRSQDVVEHLYEAAVAMGAGRAPAMGLILCQRLYGLEVSPSLADVLKRDRIAQALADNALACLNYGQGAVELPLPYSLPVVRIKLAQLFLMPGAGHLKRELARRMNSPDDRIKLGLPPALSFLYLPLRVPLWLMRHGRALIGRR
- a CDS encoding lasso peptide biosynthesis B2 protein, whose amino-acid sequence is MNSLVRKFRRLMLLAEAFVLSIAAAAAVAFVPFKRIAAWSSRQPPPQRVPADPLPAVRRVRWAVRLWAKVVPWRSMCFEQALSAQWMLRRRGVATTLFYGVAKDPEKGFIAHTWVKSGDRPVVGCENASDFTELARFPAA